The following are encoded in a window of Gramella sp. MT6 genomic DNA:
- the accC gene encoding acetyl-CoA carboxylase biotin carboxylase subunit, which yields MKKILVANRGEIALRVMKTIKRMGIDTVAVYSTADRNAPHVKFADEAVCIGEAPSSESYLKGDKIIEVAKKLNVDGIHPGYGFLSENANFAESVEKNGITWIGPGSKAIKIMGSKLAAKDAVKKYDIPMVPGIDEAITDTEKAKKIAKDIGFPILIKASAGGGGKGMRIVEREKDLEDQMKRAISEAESAFGDGSVFIEKYVSSPRHIEIQVLADTHGNYLHLFERECSIQRRHQKVVEEAPSVVLDDALRKEMGKAAVKVAKACDYVGAGTVEFLFDENRNFYFLEMNTRLQVEHPVTEYITGVDLVEQQILVARGEKIQFSQDDLKIKGHAMELRVYAEDPLEDFMPSTGTLEKYQVPVGEGIRLDNGFEEGMEVPIYYDPMLAKLITYGKTREEAIQMMIKAIDHYIVEGVSTTLPFGKFVFQHEAFRSGNFDTHFVKKYYSPEALKEETEEEAKLAALMALKQYLSDKEQLRLPHN from the coding sequence ATGAAGAAAATATTAGTAGCCAATAGGGGAGAGATCGCACTTAGGGTAATGAAGACCATAAAACGTATGGGAATCGATACCGTAGCGGTTTATTCTACTGCAGACAGGAATGCACCCCATGTGAAATTTGCAGATGAAGCTGTTTGCATTGGAGAAGCTCCATCCAGCGAATCTTACCTGAAAGGCGATAAGATTATAGAAGTAGCTAAAAAACTAAATGTTGATGGAATTCACCCGGGATATGGTTTCTTAAGTGAAAATGCCAACTTTGCGGAATCGGTTGAGAAGAATGGTATTACCTGGATTGGTCCGGGATCAAAGGCCATTAAGATCATGGGAAGTAAACTCGCGGCGAAAGATGCGGTGAAGAAATATGATATCCCTATGGTTCCCGGGATCGATGAAGCGATCACCGATACCGAAAAAGCAAAAAAAATAGCAAAAGACATTGGTTTTCCTATCCTTATCAAAGCTTCTGCCGGTGGTGGAGGAAAGGGAATGCGTATCGTGGAAAGGGAAAAAGACCTGGAAGACCAGATGAAACGTGCAATCTCAGAGGCAGAATCTGCCTTCGGTGATGGTTCCGTTTTTATTGAGAAATATGTGTCTTCACCAAGGCATATAGAAATCCAGGTGCTGGCAGATACTCATGGTAATTACCTCCATTTATTCGAAAGGGAATGCAGTATACAACGTAGGCACCAGAAGGTAGTTGAAGAAGCCCCTTCTGTAGTTCTTGATGATGCTTTAAGAAAAGAGATGGGTAAAGCCGCTGTAAAAGTTGCCAAAGCCTGCGATTATGTAGGAGCTGGAACAGTTGAATTCCTTTTTGATGAAAACAGGAACTTCTATTTCCTGGAGATGAACACCAGGCTTCAGGTAGAGCATCCGGTAACAGAATATATTACAGGGGTAGACCTTGTAGAGCAACAGATCTTGGTTGCCCGAGGTGAAAAAATTCAGTTTTCCCAGGATGATCTCAAAATTAAAGGTCATGCGATGGAACTAAGGGTATATGCTGAAGATCCGCTGGAAGATTTCATGCCAAGTACGGGAACTTTAGAAAAATATCAGGTTCCTGTAGGAGAAGGGATCAGGCTCGATAACGGGTTCGAAGAGGGAATGGAAGTTCCTATTTATTATGACCCTATGCTGGCCAAGCTTATAACCTACGGTAAGACCAGGGAAGAAGCTATCCAGATGATGATAAAGGCTATAGATCACTATATCGTAGAAGGAGTAAGTACTACTTTGCCTTTCGGAAAATTCGTATTTCAGCATGAAGCTTTTAGAAGCGGAAATTTCGATACGCACTTTGTCAAAAAATATTATTCTCCGGAAGCTTTGAAAGAAGAGACCGAAGAAGAAGCCAAACTTGCGGCATTAATGGCACTGAAGCAATATTTATCCGATAAGGAGCAATTAAGATTACCACACAACTAA
- a CDS encoding acetyl-CoA carboxylase biotin carboxyl carrier protein subunit, with amino-acid sequence MDKNYKVKVNDSMEFDFSEEEIRALDTQKTSDRNYHLLRDNRSFTAEIFKPDFLNRTYEIKINSNIYTVKINNDLDQLIDEMGLSLGSSQQVNDIKAPMPGLILEVNVKEGDEVKEGDYLLVLEAMKMENTLTAPRDGVVKSVTVSKKDTVEKNQLLIEME; translated from the coding sequence ATGGATAAGAATTACAAGGTTAAGGTGAACGATTCTATGGAATTTGATTTTTCCGAAGAAGAGATCAGAGCACTGGATACCCAAAAAACTTCAGATAGAAATTATCATCTTTTAAGAGATAACCGCTCCTTCACAGCAGAGATCTTCAAACCAGATTTTTTAAACAGGACTTACGAGATAAAGATCAATTCAAATATCTATACAGTAAAGATCAATAATGATCTGGACCAGTTGATAGACGAAATGGGTCTTTCTTTAGGAAGCTCACAACAGGTGAATGATATCAAGGCTCCAATGCCGGGTCTTATCCTGGAAGTGAACGTTAAAGAAGGCGATGAGGTGAAAGAAGGTGATTACCTGCTGGTACTAGAGGCAATGAAAATGGAAAATACTTTAACGGCTCCAAGAGACGGAGTAGTGAAATCTGTTACCGTGAGTAAAAAAGATACGGTAGAGAAGAACCAGTTATTGATAGAAATGGAGTAA
- a CDS encoding MBL fold metallo-hydrolase, translating into MTIKQFKDDPLAHYSYAIVSNGEMALVDPSRNPMEYYRYAEEQNAKIVAVFETHPHADFVSSHMQIHEQTGATIYASELLGADYPHKTFDDGDTLKMGDTTFSAINTPGHSPDSITVVAKEGDKTALFTGDTLFIGNVGRPDLREKAGNMKAKRVDLAKQMYNTIKNKFTDLPDDALVYPAHGAGSLCGKNMSDASSSTLGNERQGNWAFKEQTEDEFVEEILKDQPFIPHYFGFNVDVNKTGPENVQRTKWANKLKLYVDEVETGITVVDTRSGEAFKDGHLHGSINIMARSEKDKYETWLGAIIQPEEEFYLVIESIDNLEDLLERTAKIGYEKQVKAVITLSDKVSEKSDQLDIEGFKNNKENYTIVDIRNNSEVAEGKIFDDAIAVPLNELRENAIEIPSHKPVVVHCAGGYRSAAGSSILDAKFENTKVYDLSDAINDFK; encoded by the coding sequence ATGACCATAAAACAATTTAAAGACGATCCTTTAGCGCATTATTCTTACGCTATTGTGAGCAATGGAGAAATGGCTCTTGTAGACCCTTCCAGGAATCCAATGGAATATTACAGGTATGCAGAAGAGCAGAATGCTAAAATTGTAGCGGTATTTGAAACTCATCCTCACGCCGATTTTGTGAGTAGCCATATGCAAATTCATGAGCAAACCGGTGCGACAATTTACGCAAGCGAATTGCTGGGAGCAGATTATCCGCATAAAACTTTTGATGATGGCGATACGCTTAAGATGGGAGATACCACCTTTAGTGCGATTAATACGCCTGGACACTCTCCAGATAGTATCACTGTAGTAGCCAAGGAAGGCGATAAGACAGCTCTTTTCACTGGCGATACTCTATTCATAGGCAATGTTGGAAGACCAGACCTTAGAGAGAAAGCAGGTAATATGAAAGCGAAGCGAGTGGATCTTGCCAAGCAAATGTATAACACCATAAAGAATAAGTTCACCGATCTTCCTGATGATGCGCTGGTATACCCGGCACACGGAGCAGGCTCTTTATGCGGAAAGAACATGAGCGACGCTTCTTCCAGTACTTTGGGAAATGAGCGCCAGGGGAATTGGGCTTTTAAGGAGCAGACCGAAGATGAATTCGTAGAAGAGATACTGAAGGATCAGCCATTTATTCCGCATTATTTCGGCTTCAATGTAGATGTGAATAAAACGGGACCTGAGAATGTTCAGCGCACCAAATGGGCTAATAAGCTGAAATTGTATGTAGATGAAGTTGAGACTGGGATTACCGTTGTGGATACAAGAAGTGGGGAAGCTTTTAAAGATGGTCACTTGCACGGAAGTATCAATATCATGGCGCGTTCAGAAAAGGATAAATATGAGACCTGGCTGGGAGCGATCATTCAGCCTGAAGAAGAATTCTACCTGGTGATAGAGAGTATAGACAATCTTGAAGATTTGCTGGAAAGAACAGCCAAGATCGGCTATGAAAAACAGGTGAAAGCAGTGATCACTTTAAGTGATAAGGTTTCTGAAAAATCAGATCAGCTGGATATTGAAGGTTTTAAGAACAATAAGGAAAACTACACCATTGTTGATATTAGGAATAACAGCGAGGTAGCTGAAGGAAAGATCTTTGACGATGCGATCGCGGTTCCCCTTAATGAATTAAGAGAGAATGCAATTGAGATTCCATCGCATAAGCCGGTGGTGGTTCATTGTGCGGGTGGTTACAGGTCTGCGGCCGGTAGTAGCATCCTCGATGCAAAATTTGAAAACACTAAGGTCTACGATCTTAGCGATGCGATAAATGATTTTAAATAA
- a CDS encoding sterol desaturase family protein: MKKYIDIIQNSFTGYFNYLVNEITHPTWNSYFYWLIGLSLLVWSLEILIPWRKDQKVFRKGFWLDSFYILFNFFLFSLIGYNALSNVGVELFNDFLGLFGIENIVAIELGNLPAWSQLVIMFVIADFIQWNVHRQLHRRPWLWEFHKIHHSVKEMGFAAQFRFHFMETIIYKTVQYVPLAMIGFGIKEFFVVHMFAVFIGHLNHANLGWNYGPLGYIFNNPKMHIWHHSRELPVERPYGMNFGLSLSIWDYLFGTAYIPKSGKKIELGFSGDENFPKDFGHQTLFPFQRNKVNTKH; this comes from the coding sequence ATGAAAAAGTATATAGACATAATTCAGAATTCCTTTACGGGGTATTTCAATTACCTGGTGAATGAAATAACACATCCAACCTGGAATAGTTATTTCTACTGGTTAATTGGTCTGTCGCTTTTAGTATGGTCTTTAGAGATCTTGATTCCATGGAGAAAAGATCAGAAGGTCTTCAGAAAAGGATTCTGGCTGGACAGCTTTTATATACTTTTTAATTTTTTTCTGTTTTCGCTTATAGGATATAATGCCTTGAGCAATGTGGGTGTGGAACTGTTCAATGATTTTCTTGGCCTTTTCGGTATAGAGAACATTGTAGCGATAGAATTAGGAAATCTACCTGCATGGAGCCAGTTGGTCATAATGTTTGTGATCGCCGATTTTATTCAATGGAATGTGCACCGGCAATTACATAGAAGGCCATGGCTTTGGGAATTCCATAAGATCCACCATAGCGTTAAGGAAATGGGTTTTGCCGCACAGTTCAGGTTTCATTTCATGGAAACCATAATATATAAAACAGTGCAGTATGTTCCCCTGGCTATGATTGGCTTCGGAATTAAGGAGTTCTTCGTGGTGCATATGTTCGCCGTGTTCATAGGACACCTTAACCATGCGAACCTTGGTTGGAACTATGGCCCTTTGGGATATATTTTCAACAATCCGAAGATGCACATATGGCATCACTCCAGGGAATTGCCCGTAGAAAGGCCTTATGGGATGAATTTTGGACTAAGCCTGAGTATCTGGGATTACCTATTCGGAACAGCCTATATACCTAAAAGCGGAAAGAAGATAGAACTTGGTTTCAGTGGAGATGAAAATTTTCCGAAAGATTTCGGACATCAGACCCTGTTTCCATTTCAAAGAAATAAAGTAAATACCAAACATTAA
- a CDS encoding aldo/keto reductase — protein MSKEVLKEKIGLGGVAIGNGFKVLTDKEAEQTLEAAWEAGIRYYDTSPWYGLGLSERRFGHFLHNKKREDYILSTKVGRVLKATNNIPETMWNEPAPFDYKYDYSAEAVRRSIEDSLQRLGVESIDYVFIHDLSPDHNDEYEDGTDWLDHFEVARKGAMPELTKMREEGIIKGWGLGVNTIEPIIKTLEETDADPDLFLSAIQYSIVHHKDSLDKLLPVVEKHDVGLITAAPFNAGLLSGKDRYNYSGDMPDDKVQKLNKIKEIAKKHDVDLSTASIQFSFAPKIVNTVLAGASKPEQVKENAKAFDVKIPSEFWKDLKSEGLIDERAEVPS, from the coding sequence ATGAGTAAAGAAGTTTTAAAAGAAAAAATAGGCCTTGGCGGTGTTGCCATTGGGAACGGCTTTAAAGTATTAACAGATAAGGAAGCAGAGCAGACGCTGGAAGCAGCCTGGGAAGCAGGGATAAGATATTATGATACTTCTCCCTGGTATGGATTGGGTTTAAGTGAAAGGCGTTTTGGCCATTTTTTACATAATAAAAAAAGAGAAGATTATATACTTTCCACTAAAGTAGGTCGCGTATTAAAGGCTACGAATAATATCCCCGAAACCATGTGGAATGAGCCGGCTCCATTCGATTATAAATATGATTATTCGGCCGAGGCGGTAAGAAGATCTATCGAAGACAGTTTGCAACGTTTGGGAGTAGAAAGCATAGATTATGTATTTATCCATGACCTTTCACCAGACCATAATGATGAATATGAAGACGGAACAGACTGGCTGGATCATTTTGAAGTTGCCAGAAAAGGAGCTATGCCTGAACTTACCAAAATGAGAGAGGAAGGCATCATTAAAGGATGGGGACTTGGAGTGAATACCATTGAACCAATTATTAAGACGCTAGAGGAAACTGATGCAGATCCAGACCTTTTCCTTTCTGCGATCCAATATTCGATCGTACATCATAAAGATTCACTGGACAAATTACTCCCTGTAGTAGAAAAACATGATGTAGGATTAATTACTGCAGCACCTTTTAATGCCGGTTTGCTTTCAGGAAAAGATCGATATAATTATTCTGGCGATATGCCAGACGACAAAGTTCAGAAATTGAACAAGATCAAGGAGATCGCGAAAAAACATGATGTAGACCTGAGTACAGCCTCTATCCAGTTTTCTTTCGCCCCTAAGATCGTAAATACCGTTCTTGCAGGAGCAAGTAAACCAGAACAGGTAAAAGAAAATGCAAAGGCATTTGATGTTAAGATCCCTAGCGAATTCTGGAAGGATCTGAAAAGCGAAGGGCTGATCGATGAGCGAGCAGAAGTGCCTTCATAG
- a CDS encoding nitroreductase family protein codes for MSRNEKFIDGFKHVAYVGKNYTIEEMKQRSLEYYDHMDSRRSVRHFSDKEIPVEVIENIIKTAGTAPSGAHKQPWKFCAVSDPELKSRIREAAEKEEMENYNTRMSERWLKDLAPLGTDTNKEFLEIAPWLIVVFKQAYEIDESGEKQNNYYVHESVGIACGMLISAIHHAGLVTLTHTPSPMNFLADLLKRPKNERAFLLLPIGYAADDSFVPDIQRKSLGEICEFYKK; via the coding sequence ATGTCGCGTAATGAAAAGTTCATCGATGGTTTTAAACATGTAGCATACGTGGGGAAAAATTATACCATTGAAGAGATGAAACAGAGGTCTTTAGAATACTATGACCATATGGATAGCCGCAGATCTGTTAGACATTTTTCAGATAAGGAGATACCTGTAGAGGTTATTGAAAATATCATAAAAACTGCAGGAACCGCTCCGTCTGGAGCGCATAAGCAACCCTGGAAATTCTGTGCTGTTTCAGATCCTGAATTGAAATCTAGGATCAGAGAAGCTGCAGAAAAGGAGGAAATGGAAAATTATAATACTCGCATGAGTGAACGCTGGTTAAAAGACCTGGCTCCTTTAGGTACTGATACTAATAAAGAGTTTCTGGAGATCGCGCCCTGGCTTATAGTGGTTTTTAAGCAAGCTTACGAGATCGATGAATCTGGAGAAAAGCAGAATAATTATTATGTGCATGAATCTGTAGGGATTGCTTGCGGAATGCTAATTTCAGCAATTCATCACGCGGGATTGGTAACTCTTACACATACCCCAAGCCCTATGAACTTTTTAGCAGACTTATTAAAAAGGCCAAAGAATGAACGGGCCTTTCTGCTTTTACCAATTGGGTATGCTGCAGATGATTCATTCGTTCCCGATATTCAAAGAAAATCTTTAGGAGAAATTTGCGAATTCTATAAAAAATAA
- a CDS encoding coniferyl aldehyde dehydrogenase has product MAFRKAPPSFETRMASLKKLSDIVEENKERLIEAVYKDFGLRSKEETLFLEIFPLQDEIRHAMKNLRSWTKRRSVPGSWFLLPSTAYFQFQPLGAVGIMGAWNYQVLLTLSPLVDAIAAGNHAILKPSEISPASAEVIKEIINSSFPKEYIHCVTGDAELAKDFSAQPFDHLFFTGSTRIGKLIMAAAAPNLTPVTLELGGKSPAIIHSSYSIKLAARRIMAGKLFNCGQTCVAPDYIILPKELNSEFEIQAKAAVGNFYPDISSNEQYSQIINAQHFDRLNTLLKNAEELGARIVELSSEKSSEDQQLMTPKLVLNVTEEMQIMQEEIFGPILPVLNMDSVEAAVSYINDHPKPLALYYFDDKKKRINWVLKHTMSGGVLINDTVYHLAQHNLPFGGVGASGMGHYHGYDGFKTFSKKRAVMHQKRFAASDFLHPPFTDAKKKLIKFMGRITKV; this is encoded by the coding sequence ATGGCCTTTAGGAAAGCTCCACCTTCTTTTGAAACCAGGATGGCGAGCCTTAAAAAACTTTCAGATATCGTTGAGGAGAATAAGGAAAGGCTGATTGAAGCTGTTTATAAAGATTTCGGACTTCGATCAAAGGAAGAAACTCTTTTTCTCGAGATCTTTCCTTTACAGGATGAGATTCGGCACGCAATGAAGAATCTTAGGAGCTGGACCAAAAGAAGATCTGTTCCTGGATCCTGGTTTTTACTTCCCAGCACAGCCTACTTTCAATTTCAACCATTAGGAGCGGTAGGAATTATGGGCGCCTGGAATTACCAGGTTTTGCTCACATTGAGCCCACTGGTTGATGCGATAGCTGCAGGAAATCATGCTATCCTGAAACCTTCAGAAATCTCACCCGCTTCAGCTGAGGTGATAAAGGAGATCATAAATTCCAGTTTTCCGAAAGAATATATCCATTGCGTAACCGGTGATGCTGAATTGGCAAAAGACTTTTCAGCTCAACCATTTGATCATCTCTTCTTTACCGGTTCAACCCGGATAGGGAAATTGATCATGGCTGCCGCAGCTCCCAACTTAACTCCCGTGACTTTGGAACTTGGAGGGAAATCGCCAGCTATCATTCATAGTTCATATTCTATAAAGCTGGCAGCCAGGCGCATCATGGCTGGTAAACTTTTTAATTGTGGTCAAACCTGTGTGGCCCCAGATTATATCATCCTGCCGAAGGAACTGAATTCAGAATTTGAAATCCAGGCAAAAGCAGCGGTCGGTAATTTTTATCCTGATATATCCAGTAATGAACAATACAGCCAGATCATCAATGCACAGCACTTTGATCGACTTAACACTCTTTTAAAGAATGCCGAAGAGCTGGGTGCCAGGATCGTAGAATTATCTTCTGAAAAGTCATCTGAGGATCAACAGTTAATGACGCCTAAACTTGTTCTTAATGTTACCGAAGAAATGCAGATCATGCAGGAAGAGATCTTCGGACCTATTCTGCCGGTGCTGAATATGGATAGTGTGGAAGCAGCAGTATCTTATATTAACGACCATCCCAAACCACTGGCCCTCTATTATTTTGATGATAAGAAGAAAAGGATCAACTGGGTGTTGAAGCATACCATGTCTGGCGGGGTGCTCATTAACGATACGGTTTATCACCTAGCACAGCATAATCTGCCTTTTGGTGGGGTAGGAGCCAGCGGAATGGGCCACTATCACGGTTATGACGGCTTTAAAACCTTCTCTAAAAAACGCGCGGTGATGCATCAGAAACGATTTGCCGCTTCAGACTTTCTTCACCCACCATTTACAGACGCAAAAAAGAAACTCATTAAATTCATGGGAAGGATAACTAAAGTGTGA
- a CDS encoding SDR family oxidoreductase, whose translation MTKFKDNTVLITGGASGIGYLMARTSIQKGASNIIILDIDESALKKTEADLSSSSCNVLTIKTDITREDEIKAALSKIASAGLTVDILINNAGVVTGKNFADHSFQDIDRNMGVNAIAPMKLTLALLPEMIKRKKGHIVNISSAASMLSNPKMSVYCASKWAMTGWSDSLRIEMEKGNTGIKVLTVTPYYIDTGMFKGVRSPVVPILKPDKVAGKIIKAIEKNKIILRTPWIIYTLPLVKGLLPKRMLDLVIGKLFGIYHSMDEFKGRNND comes from the coding sequence TTGACAAAATTTAAGGACAACACGGTTCTAATCACCGGTGGAGCCTCCGGAATTGGTTACCTCATGGCACGGACCTCTATCCAAAAAGGGGCTTCAAATATTATAATTTTAGATATTGATGAATCTGCCCTTAAAAAAACCGAGGCAGATCTTAGCTCTTCTTCCTGTAACGTTCTTACCATCAAAACAGATATTACCAGGGAGGATGAAATAAAAGCTGCGCTATCAAAAATAGCATCAGCAGGGTTAACGGTGGATATCCTTATCAATAATGCCGGCGTAGTGACGGGAAAGAATTTCGCAGATCACAGTTTTCAGGATATAGACAGGAACATGGGAGTAAATGCCATTGCGCCTATGAAGCTAACTTTAGCTTTGCTTCCAGAAATGATAAAGAGGAAGAAGGGGCATATCGTGAATATTTCTTCAGCCGCAAGTATGTTATCCAATCCAAAAATGTCGGTTTACTGTGCAAGCAAATGGGCCATGACCGGATGGTCAGATTCTTTGCGTATCGAGATGGAAAAAGGAAATACCGGTATTAAAGTGCTTACCGTTACGCCTTATTATATAGATACTGGCATGTTTAAGGGAGTAAGATCCCCGGTAGTCCCGATCCTGAAACCTGATAAGGTAGCCGGAAAGATCATAAAAGCGATCGAGAAAAATAAAATTATTCTTAGAACCCCCTGGATAATATATACCTTACCGTTGGTAAAAGGACTTTTGCCTAAGCGAATGCTGGATTTGGTAATAGGCAAACTATTTGGAATATATCATAGCATGGATGAATTTAAAGGAAGGAATAATGACTAA
- a CDS encoding DUF2231 domain-containing protein has product MDQLPDFWRTEVFHPLSVHFPIVLLLMATVFKMIGLWSTRITWDHGGRFLLVLGVIGVWISIYTGNLADGIVSRQLCDPTVLKEHENFAYTTAWIFTIALIIELLSRYIDLIKTRIVAVILVLLMLAGSGTLAYVGHLGAELVYQQAAGVNVPSEDCSEFN; this is encoded by the coding sequence ATGGATCAATTACCAGATTTTTGGCGGACAGAGGTTTTTCATCCTCTGTCCGTTCATTTTCCGATCGTTTTATTATTAATGGCGACCGTTTTTAAAATGATCGGACTTTGGTCTACCAGGATCACCTGGGATCACGGGGGGAGATTTTTATTGGTTCTGGGAGTAATAGGCGTATGGATCTCCATTTACACTGGTAACCTTGCAGATGGTATTGTTTCCCGTCAATTATGTGATCCCACCGTGCTAAAAGAGCATGAGAATTTTGCCTATACTACGGCCTGGATCTTTACCATTGCCCTTATTATAGAACTTTTGAGCAGGTATATAGATTTGATCAAGACAAGGATTGTGGCAGTAATTCTGGTACTCTTAATGCTTGCCGGTTCTGGTACTTTAGCTTATGTAGGTCATTTAGGTGCAGAACTTGTCTATCAGCAGGCGGCAGGAGTTAATGTTCCTTCAGAAGATTGTTCAGAATTTAATTGA
- a CDS encoding cytochrome d ubiquinol oxidase subunit II: MLYVVLFFTFFSLFLYVLLGGADFGAGIVELFSSRNDRKLNRDTIYKVMGPVWEANHIWLIILIVILWIAFPVYFNIIIIYLHIPLTLVLLGITMRGVAFIFRHYDAIVGESQIWYNRMFRISSLITPIFLGMSFGALISGEIVITEDYSDVGFAEIFMAPWLNIFTFLTGLFYAALCAFLASTLLIGETTGDIRKIYSRKSAFYTIIVVVTGGLLLFYGFMNEMVFVQDFLANAYSLSAVSLSALLLIPLWKAIKEQHSLLTRFYAGLQILLVLFAAVHTHFPNLIITSTGEVNMMDETAPDSVIKVLGISLIIGGGIILPGLFHLMKSFNMIRIPSQSPKEESE, encoded by the coding sequence ATGCTGTACGTAGTTTTATTCTTTACATTTTTTTCTTTGTTTCTCTATGTGCTCCTTGGAGGTGCCGATTTTGGTGCCGGTATAGTAGAGCTTTTTTCATCCAGAAATGACCGGAAATTAAACCGGGATACCATCTATAAAGTGATGGGACCGGTATGGGAAGCCAATCACATCTGGCTTATAATTCTCATAGTGATCCTCTGGATTGCATTTCCCGTTTACTTCAATATAATCATTATCTATCTTCATATTCCGCTTACCCTGGTCTTACTGGGGATTACCATGCGCGGTGTGGCATTTATTTTCCGACATTATGATGCTATTGTAGGTGAATCCCAGATCTGGTATAACAGGATGTTCAGGATATCAAGCCTCATCACACCTATTTTCCTGGGGATGTCATTCGGAGCTCTAATTAGTGGAGAGATCGTGATCACAGAGGATTATTCAGATGTTGGCTTTGCGGAGATTTTTATGGCTCCATGGCTGAATATCTTTACATTCCTTACCGGATTGTTCTACGCAGCTTTATGTGCTTTTCTGGCTTCAACCTTATTGATAGGAGAAACTACGGGAGATATAAGGAAGATCTACAGCAGGAAATCTGCCTTCTATACGATCATAGTTGTAGTGACCGGTGGGCTTCTTTTGTTCTATGGGTTTATGAATGAAATGGTCTTTGTTCAGGATTTCCTTGCAAATGCCTATTCTCTTAGTGCAGTAAGCCTGTCTGCATTATTATTGATACCGTTATGGAAGGCTATTAAAGAGCAGCATAGTTTGCTTACCAGGTTTTATGCCGGGCTTCAGATCTTACTGGTATTGTTCGCGGCTGTGCACACGCATTTTCCTAATTTGATCATTACCAGCACCGGGGAAGTAAATATGATGGACGAGACGGCGCCAGATTCTGTAATTAAAGTACTCGGAATTTCCCTAATCATTGGAGGTGGAATCATTTTACCGGGATTATTTCATTTAATGAAATCATTCAATATGATCAGGATCCCTTCACAATCACCTAAAGAAGAAAGTGAATAG